From a single Labilibaculum sp. DW002 genomic region:
- a CDS encoding ABC transporter ATP-binding protein — protein MIAADQVKKSFGTVDVLKGIDLNIAKGEIVSIVGASGAGKTTLLQILGTLDRADSGKVAFGGVDITSFDEKELSAFRNENIGFVFQFHHLLPEFTAIENVCIPAFIAKKSKTEAMSRAKELLEMLNLGHRMEHKPSELSGGEKQRVAVARALINDPMVILADEPSGNLDSKTRQELHELFFALRDQFNQTFVIVTHDPELADLSDRKIIISDGLIDENE, from the coding sequence ATGATAGCTGCAGATCAAGTCAAAAAAAGCTTTGGAACAGTGGATGTTTTAAAGGGGATTGATTTAAATATCGCAAAAGGGGAAATTGTTTCTATTGTAGGAGCAAGTGGAGCAGGTAAAACTACTCTACTGCAAATATTAGGAACTTTGGATCGGGCAGATTCTGGGAAAGTTGCTTTTGGCGGTGTTGATATTACTTCTTTCGATGAGAAAGAATTATCAGCATTTCGAAATGAGAACATTGGTTTTGTTTTTCAGTTTCATCATTTGTTGCCTGAATTTACAGCTATCGAGAATGTATGTATTCCTGCTTTTATTGCAAAAAAATCAAAAACTGAGGCAATGTCTCGAGCAAAAGAGTTGTTAGAAATGCTCAATCTTGGACATCGAATGGAACACAAACCATCTGAATTATCTGGTGGAGAAAAGCAAAGAGTAGCAGTTGCCAGGGCATTGATTAATGATCCTATGGTAATTTTAGCTGATGAGCCTTCAGGAAATCTGGATTCCAAAACCAGACAAGAACTACACGAATTGTTTTTTGCTTTAAGAGATCAATTCAATCAAACTTTCGTGATCGTAACTCACGATCCTGAATTAGCTGATTTATCTGACCGAAAAATTATTATCTCTGATGGCCTAATCGATGAAAACGAATAA
- the secDF gene encoding protein translocase subunit SecDF, with amino-acid sequence MRNKGAIRLLAIVFALVSLYQLTFTYVTKKVEKDARLFGAGDIKKEQTYLDSIRGEKVYSFLGLRGYTYKECKELEMNLGLDLKGGMNVTMEVSVVDIIKAMANNSKDETFVAAIAKAKQLQANSQDDFVTLFGKAFSEINPSAQLSSPDIFGTLELKDKIAFGATNDEVLEVLKTETESAIDNTFNILRSRIDRFGVAQPNIQKADVSGRIIIELPGIKDAARVRKLLQGTASLEFWETYTASEVTQYLNVANEKLAGINAASDLSSDVKEEVAEEVKKEAKADEDVALLDKIEEGAQDSLSDLQNAKEIAKKYPLFSKLNPTQRGSSKAVVGMSHIKDTARVNNIFAMPAVKSILPRNLKLLWDVKSMDKGGNFFELYAIKVTSRDGKAPLDGDVVTSAREEIDQQTASAEVSMSMNGEGAKIWARMTKDNLQRAIAIVLDGYVYSAPTVQSEIKGGSSSISGGFTIAEAKDLANILKSGKLPAPAHIIADEVVGPSLGQESIEKGMWSFIIAFLLILVYMFFFYSKGAGLTANVALITNLFFIFGVLASLGAVLTLPGIAGIVLTIGMSVDANVLIFERIQEEMKSGKGLGLAISDGYKNAYSAIIDGNLTTLLTGIILYIFGEGPIKGFATTLVIGIISSLFAAIFITRLFFEGRLKRKSNITFTTKLTDNWLRNTAITFIQKRKVFYVISAIAIVVSIGSLSTRGLNQGIDFKGGRTYVVAFDQPVVVGEISKSLDAVYGHAPEVKTFGGNNQVKISTKYKIDEEGIEIDDEVEAKLFEGLKQYLPTGTTLESFLENNRKMSQKVGPTIADDIRQSAVLSILFALIVIFLYIMVRFSNWQYGLGAVAALTHDTIIVLGIFSIFKGLLPFSLEIDQAFIAAILTVVGYSINDTVVVFDRIREYLGLHPKRDPEGVIDSALNSTLRRTFSTSLSTLVVLLAIFFFGGTSIQGFTFALIVGVVVGTYSSLFIATPIAYDTKLRIQKVIAKKK; translated from the coding sequence ATGCGAAATAAAGGAGCGATTAGACTTCTCGCTATTGTATTTGCCCTAGTGAGTTTGTATCAATTGACTTTTACCTATGTAACAAAGAAAGTTGAGAAAGATGCTCGTCTGTTTGGTGCAGGCGATATCAAAAAAGAACAAACTTACCTGGATTCAATTCGAGGAGAAAAAGTGTATAGTTTCTTAGGACTAAGAGGTTATACTTACAAAGAGTGTAAAGAGCTTGAGATGAACTTAGGGCTTGACCTTAAGGGTGGGATGAACGTTACCATGGAGGTTTCTGTTGTTGACATCATTAAGGCTATGGCTAACAATAGTAAGGACGAAACTTTCGTTGCTGCTATTGCAAAGGCTAAGCAGTTGCAAGCTAACTCTCAGGATGACTTCGTAACACTTTTTGGAAAAGCATTCAGCGAAATCAACCCTAGCGCTCAGTTATCTTCACCAGATATTTTCGGAACTCTTGAGTTAAAAGACAAAATTGCTTTTGGTGCAACTAACGATGAGGTTCTTGAGGTTCTTAAGACTGAAACTGAATCAGCTATTGACAATACGTTCAACATCTTGCGCTCTCGTATCGACCGTTTTGGTGTAGCACAACCTAACATTCAGAAAGCTGATGTTTCAGGTCGTATCATCATCGAACTTCCAGGTATTAAAGATGCTGCTCGTGTTCGTAAGTTACTTCAGGGAACTGCAAGTCTTGAGTTCTGGGAAACCTATACTGCTAGCGAAGTAACTCAATACTTAAATGTAGCGAACGAAAAATTAGCTGGGATCAACGCTGCTTCAGATCTTTCTTCAGATGTAAAAGAAGAAGTTGCTGAAGAAGTTAAGAAAGAAGCTAAAGCTGACGAAGATGTTGCTCTTTTAGATAAAATTGAAGAAGGTGCTCAAGATTCTTTATCAGATCTTCAGAATGCAAAAGAAATTGCAAAAAAATATCCTTTGTTTTCGAAATTAAATCCTACTCAAAGAGGATCTTCGAAAGCTGTTGTTGGAATGTCTCATATTAAAGATACAGCTCGCGTAAATAATATTTTCGCAATGCCAGCCGTTAAGTCTATACTCCCACGTAACTTAAAGTTATTATGGGATGTTAAATCAATGGACAAAGGTGGAAACTTCTTTGAGTTATATGCTATTAAAGTAACAAGCCGCGATGGTAAAGCACCACTTGATGGTGATGTGGTAACTTCGGCTCGTGAAGAAATCGACCAGCAAACAGCAAGCGCTGAAGTATCGATGAGTATGAACGGTGAAGGTGCTAAAATTTGGGCACGTATGACTAAAGATAATCTGCAAAGAGCTATTGCTATTGTTCTTGACGGCTATGTTTATTCTGCTCCAACTGTACAATCAGAAATTAAAGGTGGCTCTTCTTCTATTAGTGGTGGTTTTACTATTGCTGAAGCGAAAGACCTTGCAAATATTCTTAAGTCAGGTAAGTTGCCTGCTCCTGCACACATTATTGCCGACGAAGTTGTTGGACCATCATTGGGACAAGAGTCAATTGAAAAAGGTATGTGGTCATTCATCATCGCCTTCTTATTGATCTTGGTTTACATGTTCTTCTTCTATAGCAAGGGCGCTGGTCTTACAGCAAACGTCGCTTTGATCACCAACTTATTCTTCATCTTTGGAGTCCTTGCTTCATTAGGTGCAGTATTAACACTACCGGGTATTGCGGGTATCGTCTTAACCATTGGTATGTCGGTCGATGCGAACGTACTTATTTTCGAGCGTATTCAAGAAGAGATGAAGTCGGGTAAAGGTTTAGGTTTAGCTATCTCTGATGGATATAAGAACGCTTATTCTGCGATTATCGATGGTAACTTAACAACTCTTTTAACGGGTATTATTCTTTACATTTTTGGTGAAGGTCCAATTAAAGGTTTCGCTACCACACTTGTAATCGGTATTATTTCTTCATTATTCGCAGCAATTTTCATTACTCGTTTATTCTTCGAAGGACGCCTTAAGCGTAAGAGCAATATTACATTTACGACTAAGCTTACTGATAACTGGTTGCGTAATACTGCAATTACTTTCATCCAGAAAAGAAAAGTATTCTATGTGATTTCAGCTATTGCTATTGTTGTTTCAATTGGATCCTTATCAACTCGTGGTTTAAATCAAGGTATCGACTTTAAAGGAGGTAGAACTTACGTTGTAGCTTTCGATCAGCCGGTAGTTGTTGGAGAAATTTCTAAGTCTCTTGATGCTGTTTACGGACACGCTCCTGAGGTGAAAACATTTGGTGGTAATAACCAAGTTAAAATTTCTACTAAGTACAAGATTGACGAAGAAGGAATCGAAATTGATGATGAAGTAGAAGCTAAACTATTCGAAGGATTAAAGCAATATCTTCCAACCGGAACGACTCTTGAATCATTCCTTGAGAATAACCGTAAGATGTCACAAAAAGTAGGTCCTACTATTGCCGATGATATTCGTCAGTCAGCAGTTTTGTCTATCTTATTTGCATTAATCGTGATCTTCCTTTACATCATGGTTCGTTTCTCTAACTGGCAATATGGTTTAGGTGCTGTTGCAGCCCTAACTCACGATACAATTATTGTATTGGGTATCTTCTCAATATTCAAAGGTCTCTTACCATTCTCACTTGAGATTGACCAAGCCTTTATTGCAGCGATTCTAACTGTAGTTGGTTATTCGATTAATGATACCGTGGTTGTATTTGACCGTATTCGTGAGTACTTGGGATTACATCCTAAGCGCGATCCGGAAGGGGTTATCGACAGTGCATTGAATAGTACATTGCGTCGTACATTTAGTACTTCTCTTTCTACATTAGTTGTATTGTTAGCAATCTTCTTCTTCGGAGGAACATCAATCCAAGGCTTTACTTTTGCATTAATTGTCGGTGTTGTAGTTGGTACATACTCTTCACTATTTATTGCAACACCTATTGCTTACGATACGAAACTACGTATTCAGAAAGTAATTGCTAAAAAGAAGTAA
- the glmM gene encoding phosphoglucosamine mutase, whose amino-acid sequence MALIKSISGIRGTIGGQVGDGLSPLDIVKFTAAYGTWAIRRHAGKRVKVVVGRDARISGEMVDRIVVGTLMGLGIDVVEIGLATTPTTEIAVTNENAHGGIILTASHNPKQWNALKLLNEKGEFLNDEDGKLVLSIADKEDFHFADVDDLGQVTHVTDYNERHIQEVLDLKLVDVEAIKKANFSVAIDAVNSVGGVVLPQLLKALGVKNVIELYCEPNGHFPHNPEPLPEHLTAIADVMKSGKADVGFVVDPDVDRLAMVCEDGSMFGEEYTLVAVADYVLANTPGNTVSNMSSTRALADVTNAHKGEYTASAVGEVNVVTEMKAKNAIIGGEGNGGIIYPESHYGRDALVGIALFLTQLAKNGKKVSELRAEYPSYFISKNKIQLTPEIDVDAILVAMKEKYKNERVNDIDGVKIDFAEEWVHLRKSNTEPIIRIYSESKDEAKANALAEKIISEIKEIIK is encoded by the coding sequence ATGGCATTAATCAAATCGATATCAGGAATTAGAGGTACCATTGGCGGGCAAGTTGGCGATGGCTTAAGTCCTCTGGACATTGTAAAATTTACAGCAGCATACGGAACTTGGGCAATCAGACGTCACGCAGGCAAGCGTGTAAAAGTTGTTGTTGGCCGCGATGCTCGTATTTCGGGTGAGATGGTTGACAGAATTGTAGTTGGTACACTAATGGGATTAGGTATTGATGTGGTTGAAATTGGCTTAGCTACTACGCCAACAACTGAAATTGCTGTGACAAACGAAAACGCTCATGGTGGAATCATTCTAACAGCAAGTCACAATCCAAAACAATGGAATGCCCTTAAATTATTAAACGAAAAAGGAGAATTTCTTAACGATGAAGATGGAAAACTCGTTTTATCAATTGCTGATAAGGAAGACTTTCACTTTGCAGATGTTGACGATTTGGGACAGGTTACTCATGTAACTGATTATAATGAAAGACATATTCAAGAAGTTTTAGATCTTAAATTGGTTGATGTTGAAGCCATCAAAAAAGCGAATTTCTCAGTAGCTATCGATGCCGTAAATTCTGTAGGTGGTGTTGTACTACCTCAACTTTTGAAAGCATTGGGCGTTAAAAATGTGATCGAACTTTACTGCGAACCCAATGGTCATTTCCCACATAACCCGGAGCCATTGCCTGAGCACTTAACGGCAATCGCCGATGTCATGAAATCAGGTAAAGCTGATGTTGGATTTGTAGTAGATCCTGACGTAGACCGTTTGGCTATGGTTTGTGAAGATGGTAGCATGTTTGGCGAAGAATATACTTTGGTTGCTGTAGCTGATTACGTATTGGCAAACACTCCTGGCAACACCGTATCAAATATGTCATCAACCCGTGCTTTGGCTGATGTGACAAATGCTCACAAGGGTGAATATACAGCTTCAGCAGTTGGTGAAGTAAATGTGGTTACCGAAATGAAAGCTAAGAATGCAATTATTGGTGGTGAAGGTAACGGCGGTATCATCTATCCGGAATCTCACTACGGTCGTGACGCATTGGTTGGAATTGCATTATTCCTAACTCAGCTTGCTAAAAATGGTAAAAAAGTGTCTGAACTTCGTGCTGAATATCCAAGCTATTTCATCTCTAAGAATAAAATTCAGTTGACTCCTGAAATTGATGTTGATGCCATTTTGGTTGCAATGAAAGAGAAGTACAAGAACGAAAGAGTCAATGATATTGATGGTGTGAAGATCGACTTTGCTGAAGAATGGGTTCATCTTCGTAAATCGAATACAGAACCCATTATTCGAATCTACTCTGAAAGTAAAGACGAAGCAAAAGCTAACGCTCTAGCTGAGAAAATTATCTCGGAAATTAAAGAGATCATTAAGTAG
- a CDS encoding tRNA1(Val) (adenine(37)-N6)-methyltransferase encodes MANNYFEFKQFRIDQDGSAMKVGTDGVLLGAWADVSGATRILDIGTGTGLIAIMAAQRTHDHTIVDAVEIEFSSYQQALSNFENSPWSSRLNAHHSSFQDFHKDQQVKYDAIVSNPPYFLNGLNAKEESRTQARHADYLPFEELLEGAMKLLSEKGTLSVVLPVEEGELFIRLARLTGFYLKRKVAVLPNPGKPAKRYLLEFSLQNCDLQISDFRVENGQRHVYSPEYIMLTKDFYLKF; translated from the coding sequence ATGGCTAATAATTATTTTGAATTCAAGCAATTTCGAATCGATCAGGATGGATCGGCAATGAAAGTTGGTACCGATGGTGTACTTCTGGGTGCTTGGGCAGATGTATCTGGTGCGACTAGAATTTTGGATATTGGCACGGGTACAGGTTTAATTGCGATTATGGCTGCTCAACGTACTCATGATCATACTATCGTTGATGCAGTAGAGATTGAATTCTCTTCTTATCAGCAAGCGCTTTCTAATTTTGAGAATTCTCCATGGTCGAGCCGATTAAATGCGCATCATTCTTCTTTTCAGGATTTTCATAAGGATCAGCAGGTGAAATATGATGCTATTGTTAGTAATCCACCTTATTTTTTAAATGGATTAAATGCAAAAGAAGAGTCAAGAACACAGGCTCGTCATGCAGATTATTTGCCTTTCGAGGAATTGTTAGAAGGAGCGATGAAGCTACTTTCAGAGAAAGGAACACTATCTGTAGTACTTCCAGTTGAAGAGGGGGAATTGTTTATTCGTTTGGCACGATTAACAGGCTTTTATCTGAAAAGAAAGGTTGCTGTTTTGCCAAACCCAGGTAAACCAGCAAAGCGTTACCTGTTAGAGTTTTCCTTACAAAATTGTGATTTGCAAATTTCAGATTTTAGGGTAGAAAATGGACAAAGACATGTTTATTCACCCGAATACATTATGCTGACAAAAGATTTTTATTTGAAATTTTAA
- the mdh gene encoding malate dehydrogenase yields the protein MKITVVGAGNVGATCANCIAQKELANEVILVDIKDGLSEGKALDMWQTAPINYYDTRVKGVTNDYTATAGSEVVVITSGLPRKPGMSRDDLISINAGIVKSVTENVVKHSPDAIIIIVSNPLDVMTYAAFLTAKKASNKVFGMAGVLDTARYRAFLAEELNVSPKDIQALLMGGHGDTMVPLPRYTTVAGIPVTELIEADKLEAIIERTKKGGGELVNLMGTSAWYAPGAAAAQMVEAIVRDQKRIFPVCALLNGEYGMNDIYLGVPVVLGKNGIEKVIEVKLNKEEKELLEGSATAVKSVMKVLDEMNVLN from the coding sequence ATGAAAATAACTGTTGTAGGCGCAGGTAATGTTGGCGCAACATGTGCAAATTGCATCGCTCAAAAAGAATTGGCAAACGAGGTTATCTTGGTTGACATTAAAGATGGTTTATCAGAAGGTAAAGCTCTTGATATGTGGCAAACTGCTCCAATTAATTATTACGATACCCGCGTAAAAGGTGTAACTAATGATTATACTGCTACTGCTGGTTCAGAAGTTGTTGTGATTACTTCAGGTCTTCCACGTAAGCCGGGTATGAGTCGCGATGACTTAATTTCTATCAACGCAGGAATCGTAAAATCGGTTACTGAGAACGTTGTGAAGCACTCTCCTGACGCAATCATCATTATCGTATCGAACCCACTTGACGTGATGACTTACGCAGCTTTCTTGACTGCTAAAAAAGCATCGAATAAAGTATTTGGTATGGCTGGTGTGCTTGATACAGCTCGTTACCGTGCCTTCCTTGCAGAGGAATTAAACGTTTCTCCTAAGGATATTCAAGCGTTATTGATGGGTGGACACGGTGATACTATGGTTCCACTTCCTCGCTACACAACTGTTGCCGGAATTCCTGTAACTGAGTTAATCGAAGCTGATAAGTTAGAGGCTATTATCGAGAGAACTAAAAAAGGTGGTGGAGAACTAGTAAATCTTATGGGAACTTCTGCTTGGTATGCACCAGGTGCTGCTGCTGCTCAAATGGTTGAAGCTATTGTTCGCGATCAAAAGAGAATTTTCCCTGTTTGTGCTCTTCTTAATGGTGAGTATGGCATGAATGATATCTACTTAGGCGTACCTGTAGTTCTTGGTAAGAACGGTATTGAAAAAGTGATTGAAGTAAAATTGAATAAGGAAGAAAAGGAACTTCTTGAAGGATCTGCAACTGCAGTGAAATCAGTAATGAAAGTTCTTGATGAAATGAACGTTCTTAACTAA
- a CDS encoding saccharopine dehydrogenase C-terminal domain-containing protein: MKNILIIGAGLSATSLIQYLLKHSEKHNWKVTVGDMSLDLVKKKIGDHPNGIPLRFNLKDLEQRNEEISAADIVVSMVPASMHIIVARECLKYGKHMLTPSYVSPEMMELDEEAKEKGLCFLNELGVDPGLDHMSAMKIIHEIKDKGGVIRSFKSFCGGLVAPDCDNNPWNYKFSWNPRNVVVAGQGVARFKENNHFKYIPYNKLFSTLTKTEIEGYGKFEVYPNRDSLQYCELYNLKDIPTIMRGTMRRPGYSEAWNVLVQLGCTDDSYEMKNSHLLTYRNYLLSFLPESDKSLEKCLAEFVHIDAESVIMEKLKWLGLFSNDLVGMKNASPAMILQKILEQKWALEPNDRDLLVMQHIFDYEITGQKKRITSSMTYEGKDREHTAMSYTVGTPLAIATKLLAKDLIQLKGVHIPTSPELYKPILTELEALGVRFIEEEIDF; the protein is encoded by the coding sequence ATGAAAAACATTCTAATTATTGGCGCAGGCCTTTCCGCAACAAGTTTGATTCAATATTTACTTAAACATTCCGAAAAACACAATTGGAAAGTTACTGTTGGAGATATGTCTCTTGACTTAGTCAAAAAGAAAATAGGAGATCATCCTAACGGAATCCCTCTACGTTTTAATTTAAAAGATTTGGAACAAAGAAACGAAGAAATTTCTGCTGCCGATATTGTTGTTAGTATGGTTCCTGCTTCTATGCATATAATTGTTGCTAGAGAATGTTTAAAGTATGGAAAACACATGTTAACACCATCCTATGTTTCTCCCGAAATGATGGAATTAGATGAAGAAGCTAAAGAAAAAGGGCTTTGCTTTTTAAATGAACTTGGTGTTGATCCTGGTTTAGACCACATGTCAGCCATGAAAATAATTCATGAAATAAAAGATAAAGGAGGAGTAATTAGATCATTTAAATCTTTTTGTGGTGGTTTAGTGGCTCCAGATTGCGATAACAATCCATGGAACTATAAATTTTCGTGGAATCCAAGAAATGTGGTAGTTGCTGGTCAAGGCGTAGCCAGATTCAAAGAAAATAATCATTTTAAATACATTCCTTACAACAAGCTTTTTTCTACTCTAACAAAAACTGAAATAGAAGGATATGGCAAGTTTGAAGTGTATCCTAATAGAGATTCCCTTCAATATTGCGAACTATATAATTTAAAAGATATTCCAACCATCATGAGAGGTACTATGCGCCGACCAGGGTATTCTGAAGCATGGAATGTTTTGGTGCAATTGGGTTGCACAGATGACAGCTATGAGATGAAGAATTCTCATTTACTAACTTACCGCAACTATCTCTTGAGTTTTTTACCGGAAAGTGACAAATCTTTAGAGAAATGCTTAGCCGAATTTGTACATATTGATGCGGAATCAGTAATCATGGAGAAATTAAAATGGCTTGGTTTATTTTCTAACGATTTAGTTGGTATGAAAAATGCCAGTCCAGCCATGATCTTGCAAAAAATCCTTGAACAAAAGTGGGCTCTTGAACCTAATGATAGAGATCTTTTGGTTATGCAGCATATCTTTGATTATGAGATTACCGGACAAAAAAAGCGCATTACTTCATCGATGACTTACGAAGGAAAAGATCGTGAACATACAGCAATGTCTTATACTGTTGGTACACCATTAGCCATTGCTACAAAACTATTAGCCAAAGACTTAATTCAATTAAAAGGTGTTCACATTCCAACTTCTCCAGAACTTTACAAACCAATTCTAACTGAATTGGAAGCATTAGGAGTCCGCTTTATCGAAGAAGAAATTGATTTCTAA
- a CDS encoding retropepsin-like aspartic protease — MKLEIPIEIIELESQSFHLLIRCKVNGFEEGDLVIDTGASKTVLDRNFVPSYTVLEDQDSEMQSRGLGEGSLNTEMVKIDSFQLGGFFMKDLQCALIDLSGINEMYQQHCNRKICGLLGSDFLLKYKAVINYERRILSLEKNNMPEFLE; from the coding sequence ATGAAATTAGAGATTCCCATAGAAATAATAGAGCTTGAAAGTCAGAGTTTTCACTTGTTAATCAGGTGTAAGGTGAATGGTTTTGAAGAAGGAGATTTAGTAATAGATACTGGCGCTTCGAAAACAGTTTTGGATCGAAATTTTGTACCAAGCTATACAGTACTTGAAGATCAAGATTCAGAAATGCAGTCTCGAGGATTGGGTGAGGGAAGTCTAAATACTGAAATGGTTAAGATAGATTCATTCCAATTAGGAGGTTTTTTTATGAAAGATTTACAATGTGCATTAATTGATTTGTCTGGAATAAATGAAATGTATCAGCAACATTGCAACCGCAAAATTTGTGGTTTATTGGGAAGTGACTTTCTTTTGAAGTACAAGGCAGTTATCAATTACGAAAGACGAATACTTTCTTTAGAGAAAAATAATATGCCTGAATTTCTTGAATGA
- a CDS encoding calcium/sodium antiporter — MDYLYLFLGFVILLYSGDLLVKGGVALSSHFKISTLVVGVTVVSFGTSAPELFVSLDAALHGSPDIAIGNVIGSNIANIALVLGFTAILMPLPVRSNSIKFDWPFMMGASILFYLFILNQKLEYYEGIVFVILLIVFMVWTIWKSRKESRGLATEFKEAKHSIPVALLLIVAASLGLYFGANLLVDSAKNIALDFGVSERVVGLTLVAFGTSVPELATSAVAAYKKEMDISIGNIIGSNIFNILGVLGVTSIIKNIFISQPIISFDILIMLGISFLLFLLILPLRKGKLHRWKGFLLLSVYLIYIYIVFTK, encoded by the coding sequence ATGGACTATTTATATCTATTTTTAGGTTTCGTTATCCTTTTGTATAGCGGAGATTTATTAGTGAAAGGTGGTGTAGCACTGTCTTCACATTTTAAGATTTCAACTCTAGTTGTTGGGGTTACAGTAGTTTCGTTTGGAACATCTGCACCTGAACTTTTTGTGAGTTTAGATGCTGCTCTACATGGTAGCCCTGATATTGCCATTGGCAACGTTATCGGTTCTAATATCGCGAATATTGCTCTTGTTCTCGGGTTTACGGCTATCTTAATGCCTTTACCAGTTCGAAGTAACTCCATAAAATTCGACTGGCCTTTTATGATGGGGGCATCCATTCTTTTTTACCTCTTCATCTTAAATCAAAAATTAGAATATTACGAAGGAATTGTCTTTGTAATACTTTTGATTGTGTTTATGGTTTGGACGATCTGGAAATCAAGAAAAGAAAGTAGAGGATTAGCAACTGAATTTAAAGAGGCAAAACACTCAATACCTGTAGCTTTGTTATTGATTGTTGCAGCTTCGCTTGGATTGTATTTTGGTGCAAATTTATTGGTAGATAGTGCTAAAAATATTGCTTTAGATTTTGGCGTAAGCGAACGAGTAGTCGGATTGACTTTAGTCGCATTTGGAACATCTGTTCCCGAATTGGCTACTTCTGCTGTAGCTGCTTACAAAAAGGAAATGGATATTTCTATCGGAAATATTATTGGGTCTAACATATTCAATATTCTTGGTGTTTTGGGTGTTACATCCATTATTAAAAATATTTTTATTAGTCAGCCAATCATTTCTTTTGATATACTTATCATGTTAGGAATTTCATTTCTATTGTTTTTACTGATTTTACCTTTGCGAAAGGGTAAACTTCATCGATGGAAAGGATTTTTACTACTATCCGTTTACCTGATTTATATTTATATAGTTTTCACGAAGTAA
- a CDS encoding TIGR02757 family protein: MKTNKFSFPELKEFLDEKYDLYNRESFITSDPIQIPRGFTKKGDIEIAGFLSASIAWGQRPTIIRNAKWLMDRMDQQPLDFILNAKDSDLDVFKEFKHRTFNGDDCVFFLKSLQNIYKKHGGLEDVFAKGVGEKSNVKNALAYFREVFFEVEHLDRSEKHISNVLKKSAAKRLNMYLRWMVRKDDRTVDFGLWNKINAADLYLPLDVHTGNVGRKLGLLTRTQNDWPAVIEITSNLRKLDPKDPIKYDFALFGLGIFEKF, from the coding sequence ATGAAAACGAATAAATTTTCTTTTCCCGAATTGAAAGAATTTCTCGACGAGAAGTATGATTTATACAATCGTGAATCTTTCATTACAAGTGATCCAATACAAATTCCAAGAGGCTTTACTAAAAAAGGAGATATAGAAATAGCAGGTTTTCTTAGTGCCAGTATTGCATGGGGGCAAAGACCTACCATTATTCGAAATGCGAAATGGTTGATGGATCGAATGGACCAACAACCCTTAGATTTTATCTTAAATGCAAAAGATTCCGATTTAGATGTGTTTAAAGAGTTCAAGCATCGAACCTTTAATGGTGACGATTGTGTTTTCTTTTTAAAGTCCTTGCAAAATATCTATAAAAAGCACGGAGGTTTAGAGGATGTATTTGCAAAGGGTGTTGGCGAAAAATCAAATGTTAAGAATGCTTTGGCTTATTTCCGTGAAGTGTTTTTTGAGGTAGAACATTTAGATCGAAGCGAGAAACATATTTCTAATGTATTGAAAAAGTCAGCTGCGAAACGTCTGAATATGTATTTGCGATGGATGGTGAGAAAAGACGATAGAACTGTGGATTTTGGTTTATGGAATAAGATTAATGCTGCAGATTTGTATCTTCCATTGGATGTTCACACAGGAAATGTGGGAAGAAAATTGGGTTTGCTAACGCGTACACAAAATGATTGGCCTGCAGTTATTGAAATCACCTCTAATTTAAGAAAATTGGACCCGAAAGATCCGATCAAATACGATTTTGCCTTGTTTGGATTGGGAATTTTTGAAAAGTTTTAA
- the tatA gene encoding twin-arginine translocase TatA/TatE family subunit has protein sequence MESNLLFISGAEIVIVLVVVLLLFGSKKIPELAKGLGKGMKEFKRATDDIKSEIKKETEVLDNIKDFKDDLTKKL, from the coding sequence ATGGAGAGTAATCTATTATTTATAAGTGGCGCCGAGATCGTAATTGTATTGGTTGTAGTTTTGCTGTTGTTTGGATCAAAGAAGATTCCTGAATTAGCTAAAGGGCTTGGGAAGGGAATGAAAGAATTCAAGCGTGCAACCGATGATATCAAAAGCGAGATTAAAAAGGAAACTGAAGTTCTTGATAATATCAAAGACTTTAAAGATGACCTTACCAAAAAGTTATAA